The following coding sequences are from one bacterium window:
- a CDS encoding sigma-70 family RNA polymerase sigma factor, which produces MNAGALHPPNPATDPCDGDDLAWAEAAAAGDRRAFERIYRRHAARVYGLSLRLTRDEGEAERLTQDTFVKAWFALAGFRGQGSLGAWLARVATNLWRDRYRSRQRREQLVSDAAVLRGDREGQEPTAGLSGHARSRPDGVVPLLTAMDLERCVARLPAGARQVYVLHDIEELKHREIADLLGVAVGTVKAQLHRARRLLRVMLEADEAPAEGKRGRS; this is translated from the coding sequence ATGAACGCAGGCGCCCTACACCCCCCGAACCCGGCCACGGACCCCTGCGACGGCGACGACCTCGCCTGGGCCGAAGCCGCCGCCGCCGGCGACCGCCGCGCCTTCGAGCGCATCTACCGGCGCCATGCGGCCCGCGTCTACGGCCTGAGCCTGCGCCTGACCCGCGACGAGGGGGAAGCGGAGCGGCTGACCCAGGACACGTTCGTCAAGGCCTGGTTCGCCCTGGCCGGCTTCCGGGGCCAGGGATCGCTCGGGGCCTGGCTGGCCCGGGTGGCCACGAACCTGTGGCGCGACCGCTACCGCTCGCGACAGCGCCGGGAGCAGCTGGTCAGCGACGCAGCGGTGCTCCGGGGCGACCGCGAGGGGCAGGAGCCCACGGCGGGTCTCTCGGGGCATGCGCGATCCCGGCCGGACGGCGTCGTGCCCCTGCTGACGGCCATGGATCTGGAGCGGTGCGTGGCGCGTCTGCCCGCGGGGGCGCGCCAGGTCTACGTGCTGCACGACATCGAGGAACTGAAGCATCGCGAGATCGCCGACCTGCTCGGTGTCGCGGTGGGGACGGTGAAGGCCCAGTTGCACCGGGCGCGCAGGCTGCTGCGCGTCATGCTCGAAGCCGACGAAGCGCCGGCG